A window of Pseudomonadota bacterium genomic DNA:
CTGGTAGATGCGCTCGATGCGCCTTAGCGCGGCTACATGCTTCGGATCCAGGTCGAGCACCTTCCGCAATCGCTGCAGGGCGCCGGCATGATCTTGCAGGTGCTCGCTCAGCACGCCGGCGGCGCGCTGCATCAGGGCGGCCTTCTGCGCCACCACCGGTGCCGTGGCCGCTTCCTGATCCAGCGCGCGTACGAGCTGCGCGTAGTTGCCCGCACGTTCAGCGTTGCGCTGCAAGCCATGCAGCGCGAGGCGGTCGTCAGGTTCCAACACGAGCAGCCTGCGATAGACATCGGTGGCCGCGGCGGGATCCTCGAGACTGTTTTCCTGCGTCAAGGCCAACTTGAGCAGTAGAACCCTACGCTGCTCATCGGCCCGTGCGTGGGCGAGCGCGCCCTCGTAGGTTGCAGCCAGCTCCTGGTAGCGTCCGGCGCCCGACAGGAGTCGCTCGAGCGCCCGCAGCGAAGCTTCGGCTCGGGGGTCGAGCTCCAGCGCCCGGCGGTGATGCGAAATCGCGCCTTCGATTTCCTGGACACGACACTCCAGGATCTCGGCCAGCTCGGCGTGAATCGCGGCTCGCCGAGCGCTATCAACACAGGCTTGCAGTTCGGTGCCGAGCGTCTGCAGCAGCGCCTTCCATTCCTGTCCGGCGTGGTAGAGCCGCTGCAGCGCGTGCAGCGTTGCGCTGTCGGTGGGTGCGAGCTCGCGCGCCGCCTCGTACCATTGGATCGCCCGCTTCTCGTCACCTAGTTGAACCTCGAACAGCTCGCCGAGCCGGCGCAAGGTGTGGAGTCGCTCGCGCTCGTCTTCTTGCGCATGGCTCTGCCGCTCCAGCACTTCGGCGAGTTTCTCGAAATCGCGGTTAGCGGTGTAGAGGCGCTCCAGCTCCTGAAGCAGCGCCCAGTCCGTGGGCGCCTCCAGCAGCGCCGACTCGAGCACCTCGATAGCCTTGCCTGGGCTCGCGAGCTGTTGAGCGAGCAGCCGCGCCGCGAGGAAGCGGTGCAGGGAGCGTGCTCGGACGTCGCTGGTCTGACTGGCCGCTCGCTGCAGCACGGCGGCGAGATCACGCCAATGTCCGAGATCGTAGTGCAGACGCGTGAGCGCGCTCAGAGCCACCCGTGAACCGGGGTCGACTCGGAGGGCGGTCTCGTACAACTCCACTGCTTGCTGGGCATCGCCGTGCAGCTCGGCAAGCTGGGCCCGGCGCACGATCAGCGCCGCGCGATGGCGTGGGTCGCTGGCGACCGCGTTGGCGGTCTGCTCGTAGGTGAGCGAAAGGTCCCGCCATTGCTCGGGCTCGATCAGGCATTGCTCCAGCGCCTTGAGCACGGCTGGATTGCCCGCGTCGAGATCGCGCGCCGCCAAGTAGGTTCTGGCCGCATCGGCCCGGTTTGCCAGCGCGTCCTCCAGCAGGCGGCCCTTGGCGTAAAGCAGCATCGCCTTGTTGCGGGGGTCGGAGGTGATGCGCACTTCGGCATCGAACAACGGGAGGGCCTTGCGGTACTCCTTGCGGGCGACCAGCAGGCGCCGGGCGGCTCGCAGCGACGGCCGGTGCTCCGGAGCGAGCTTGTGTGCCGTGAGGTAGCTGTCGGCGGCTCGACGCTGCTCCCCGAGGGACTGCTCGCACAGCCTGCCGATCTCGTGATGCAGGCGCGCGGCCCTGGCCGCGTCGGTGGCCAGCTCGAGCTCCGATTGCAGGGCCGCGATTCGCTCGCGGGCTGTGCGCTGGCCCGCTGTGTCCGTTGCCGCCTCCGGTCGAGGCGTCCTTGATCCGGAACCGTGGCCAGCCATGCCTAGTGTCCTGGAACCGAGCTCCTTACACAATCCGCCGGCTTTCGACGCGGATCGCGCCCGCGACCGCCCCTGGGATATCTCCTTGAAATAACTCTGCTATTCCGATGTCGATCCGCTGTCCGCTTCGCCGCCGTTTGCTCACTGAGCCATGCCGATAATCGCTGTCACAGGACACTAGCTCACATTATTGGTTGCCGTCGAGCGCCAATTGAAGGCCCTGGAGCGGGCCGTACGCCGGCATGTTCGCCTCGCTGACGGCTTCCCAGCCGGCTTTCTGGGCGGCTTTCGTCGTATTCTAGGAGCGAGGTGGGGCGGAGCGGTGCCGGTGTCCAGGGTCTTCGTTGATCTGTCCCCGCTGGATACGCCTTCGCGCTTTCGAGGCATTGGCAGCTACGTGGCCAATCTGGGTCGTGCGCTGTCCAGGCTCAGGCCCGAGGAGCGCGCAGGCTTGAGCCTGTATGGGCTGGTTCGGCCTAGCTCCCGGGTGGCGGGTGAAGCGGTCGGCAGCCTCTGTTACACCGGAGACCTGACGCTGCGGCCGGGCCGCTTGCAGTACAGCCGCTACCTGATGAGGCGACGGTTCGCCATGAACGGGCTGACACGCCGCCTGGGCGCGGAGCTACTCCATCTCACCGAGGCACGAGGCACTCCCTTGGGCGAGCGGGTGCCGCTGATCGTGACCTGTCATGATCTGATACCTCTGATCATGCACCGCGAGTACTTGCCCCGTCTTCCCCTCATGCGGTCGGGCCAGCGAGCACTGGACCGCCGGCGCTATCGGCATGCGCAACGGATCATAGCGATCAGCGAGACCACCAAGCGCGACCTGGTCCGGGAGCTGGGCATGGACGCGGATCGCATCGATGTGGTGTACCATGGCGTAGACCACGAGCGTTTCGACCCGCACGAGCGCGAAGGTGAGCGTGATCGCCTACGACGCAAGCTCGGCATCGAGCGTCCGTACGTGCTGTACGTGGGTGGGGCGGACAGGCGCAAGGACCTCAAACGACTGGTGCGCGCCTATGGGCTCACGCGGCGCGCACACGACGTCGATTTGGTGCTGGCCGGCTCGCTGCCCCCGTGGAAGCGTCGAGCGCTCGTCGCCGAAGCCCGCGGATCGGGATTGCTGCACCGGGTGCGGTTTCTGGGCTACGTGCCCGCCAACCTGATCGCCGCGTTGTATCGGCATTGTTCGTTGCACGTTTTTCCCTCGCGCTACGAGGGCTTTGGCCTTCCGGTGCTCGAAGCGATGGCTTGTGGA
This region includes:
- a CDS encoding glycosyltransferase family 4 protein — translated: MPVSRVFVDLSPLDTPSRFRGIGSYVANLGRALSRLRPEERAGLSLYGLVRPSSRVAGEAVGSLCYTGDLTLRPGRLQYSRYLMRRRFAMNGLTRRLGAELLHLTEARGTPLGERVPLIVTCHDLIPLIMHREYLPRLPLMRSGQRALDRRRYRHAQRIIAISETTKRDLVRELGMDADRIDVVYHGVDHERFDPHEREGERDRLRRKLGIERPYVLYVGGADRRKDLKRLVRAYGLTRRAHDVDLVLAGSLPPWKRRALVAEARGSGLLHRVRFLGYVPANLIAALYRHCSLHVFPSRYEGFGLPVLEAMACGAPTITTGATALGEVAADAARTFAPGSTEELCEAMLALLDDGSLRVHYRSVGIARAAQFSWRRCALATIESYQRALASRS